In one Haemophilus parainfluenzae genomic region, the following are encoded:
- the gloA gene encoding lactoylglutathione lyase, which yields MQILHTMLRVGDLDRSIKFYQDVLGMRLLRTSENPEYKYTLAFLGYEDGESAAEIELTYNWGVDKYEQGTAYGHIAIGVDDIYAICEAVRASGGKVTREPGPVKGGTTVIAFVEDPDGYKIEFIENKSSKSGLGN from the coding sequence ATGCAAATTTTACACACAATGCTTCGAGTAGGTGATTTAGACCGCTCTATTAAGTTTTATCAAGATGTTTTAGGTATGCGTTTATTGCGTACGAGTGAAAACCCAGAATATAAATACACGCTTGCATTTTTAGGTTACGAAGATGGCGAAAGCGCTGCAGAAATTGAATTAACATACAACTGGGGCGTAGATAAATATGAACAGGGCACTGCGTATGGACATATTGCTATCGGCGTTGATGATATTTATGCTATTTGTGAAGCAGTTCGTGCAAGTGGTGGTAAAGTGACTCGCGAACCAGGCCCTGTTAAAGGTGGTACAACCGTTATTGCTTTCGTTGAAGATCCAGATGGCTATAAAATTGAATTTATCGAAAATAAAAGCTCAAAATCTGGTCTAGGCAATTAA
- the pgtP gene encoding phosphoglycerate transporter protein PgtP, translating to MFSFLKASPPAPRIESSRTDAEYKKLRWQVFAGVFIGYAAYYLIRKNFSLAIPYLIDEYGFTKADLGTVGVALSLAYGFSKFIMGNISDRSNPKYFITIGLLGSALVSLIFGLVPGVLSSIPLMIVLAALNGWFQGMGYPPGAKTMTNWFSVSERGVWWSWWNVSHNLGGGLIGPLALLGLSIFGVWQSLFYLPALIAIVLAFIMFYLMRDTPESQGLPPVDEWKGEKIVEKVESAHTLSSKDIFMKYIINNKFLWAIALANVFVYFIRYGIIDWAPTYLKEVKHFSVDKQSWAYFLYEYAGIFGMLASGYLSDKVFKGHRAPPMLLFLTGVLIAIIVYWKNPEGNPLVDNICLVAIGFLIYGPVMMIGLQAADLVPRVATGTATGLTGLFGYLLGSASAGYVMGKLVDLFGWDGGFYALIVSCFLGFGFIAFTLLHKPNAA from the coding sequence ATGTTTTCATTCTTAAAAGCATCTCCTCCAGCACCAAGAATTGAAAGTTCTAGAACAGATGCCGAGTATAAAAAATTACGTTGGCAGGTGTTTGCTGGAGTATTTATCGGGTATGCGGCTTATTATCTTATCCGCAAAAACTTTTCTTTAGCCATTCCTTATCTTATTGATGAATATGGCTTTACTAAAGCTGATTTAGGTACAGTAGGGGTAGCCTTGTCACTGGCTTACGGTTTTAGTAAGTTCATTATGGGAAACATCTCTGATCGTAGTAATCCTAAATATTTTATTACCATTGGTTTATTAGGTTCTGCATTAGTGAGCTTAATTTTCGGTTTAGTACCTGGTGTACTTTCTTCTATTCCATTGATGATTGTGTTAGCCGCATTAAATGGGTGGTTCCAAGGAATGGGATATCCACCAGGTGCAAAAACAATGACCAACTGGTTCTCAGTTTCTGAGCGTGGTGTGTGGTGGAGTTGGTGGAACGTATCACATAACTTAGGTGGTGGTTTAATCGGTCCATTAGCGCTCCTCGGTTTATCGATTTTCGGCGTATGGCAATCTTTATTCTATTTACCAGCCTTAATTGCCATTGTATTAGCATTCATCATGTTCTATTTAATGCGCGATACACCTGAGTCTCAAGGGTTACCGCCAGTAGATGAATGGAAAGGTGAAAAAATCGTAGAGAAAGTTGAATCAGCTCACACGCTTTCGTCTAAAGATATTTTTATGAAATACATCATTAATAATAAGTTCTTATGGGCGATTGCACTTGCGAACGTATTTGTGTATTTCATTCGTTACGGCATTATTGACTGGGCACCAACGTATCTAAAAGAAGTGAAACATTTCTCTGTAGACAAACAAAGTTGGGCGTATTTCCTTTATGAATACGCAGGTATATTTGGTATGCTTGCTAGCGGTTATTTAAGTGATAAAGTATTTAAAGGCCACCGTGCACCACCGATGTTATTATTCCTAACCGGTGTATTAATCGCGATTATTGTTTATTGGAAAAACCCAGAAGGAAATCCACTCGTAGATAATATTTGTCTTGTTGCTATCGGTTTCTTAATTTATGGTCCAGTAATGATGATAGGGCTTCAAGCAGCTGATCTTGTGCCACGTGTTGCAACAGGTACAGCGACAGGTTTAACGGGGTTATTTGGTTACTTATTAGGTTCTGCGAGCGCAGGCTATGTGATGGGTAAACTGGTAGACTTATTTGGCTGGGATGGCGGTTTTTATGCCTTGATTGTTTCTTGCTTCTTAGGATTTGGTTTTATTGCTTTTACCTTACTCCATAAGCCGAATGCAGCGTAA
- a CDS encoding GDYXXLXY domain-containing protein produces the protein MNTTGLFNLSWQRYLNLLFLLLTVGFLTSGVVTLIAANLDYFSDLAKIYGLQTLLVVTVVLGIYFFIRESRRQATEKLKWKTYSLFFVVSVLIGGLFALVGQTYQTGADVWQLFAVWTLCQLPFLLLFPNVASALLFAATANLAFYLFNEQNSHNSMCYAVLINAGLLVISELFSKTFHDQHWRILPKVFLVLTFASLFGLIVIYDVYFYAYAWGELGRSSLSSLLIAIPALIALYVYHKYRFDFINLIISVIALLGAYCFLASLLIRGASLLIRGVEEGVVLGLIGFIFTVMAIKWLVKRYKQEYPNNKKSHWAISILWMIALLIAFVTIGVWLFLFLGLDESSAFIVGILLFGIAWLITLNKDKNEYTTILAGLFFLIANSFLGFYLLVKFDDFFLLLGNEFSKDSNLGIFISTLIFSVIIIVSYKLMPNSLVRILLVTQLLVFWQISYNLYFHNYSLNNAWFNTWFNNRWFNKIQLLSSIVLFYWVMRPHQSARIHLKPIAWGTVLFSLWISVPSYMMIPWVDYGLIDTDVSSDVMPADAMSLDNVLQVLSGQFWSHFQFDVSHILYLLICALPLIVYVLMNKHSESKHTEAVLILLVLTLFALGFVGIPVILYLTALLLLVYWTDSRAFFGLLVFAFVVYLGGFYYQLSIPLLYKGVLLVSFAVIFAIVTLFLHARYKAPSQSAVENHSVFKAPIWLVGVFVIALLGAVNYKVQQFEDVLATGKPIVLKIAPVDPRSLMQGDYMILNYAILSEFQQSQVLPESNESLESNESIDTLESNETTETTGIDESSPSGNKAYILVHLDKNHVATFCEAQSEIPTDFKHCTPNVYLPIRYNGSWLPKLPSQDYFFAEGKGEYYAQAEYAEYRFKDGILLLARLLDKDLKGL, from the coding sequence ATGAATACAACAGGCCTTTTTAATCTTTCTTGGCAACGTTATTTAAATTTACTGTTTTTATTATTAACCGTGGGATTTTTGACGAGTGGAGTAGTCACGTTAATTGCAGCTAATTTAGATTATTTTTCTGATTTAGCCAAAATTTATGGCTTACAGACATTGCTTGTGGTGACAGTAGTATTAGGTATTTATTTCTTTATTCGAGAGAGTCGTCGACAAGCCACAGAAAAATTAAAGTGGAAGACATATAGCCTCTTTTTTGTTGTTTCTGTCTTGATTGGCGGTTTATTTGCCTTAGTTGGCCAAACCTATCAAACGGGGGCTGATGTATGGCAGTTATTTGCAGTTTGGACACTTTGCCAACTTCCATTTTTATTATTATTTCCGAATGTGGCCTCTGCATTATTATTTGCTGCCACCGCCAATCTTGCGTTTTATTTATTTAATGAACAAAACTCGCATAACTCAATGTGTTATGCTGTGTTAATTAATGCTGGATTACTTGTGATATCGGAATTATTCAGTAAAACTTTTCATGACCAACATTGGCGCATTTTACCCAAAGTATTTCTAGTACTGACTTTTGCCAGTTTATTCGGTTTAATAGTAATTTATGATGTGTACTTTTATGCTTATGCTTGGGGTGAGCTTGGTCGTTCATCACTCAGTTCTTTGCTAATTGCTATTCCTGCCTTAATCGCACTTTATGTATATCACAAATATCGCTTTGATTTTATTAATTTAATTATTTCAGTCATAGCCTTACTTGGCGCTTATTGCTTTTTGGCATCTCTTTTGATTCGTGGTGCATCTCTTTTGATTCGTGGTGTAGAAGAGGGGGTGGTTTTAGGATTGATTGGCTTTATTTTCACAGTCATGGCAATCAAGTGGTTAGTGAAACGCTATAAACAAGAATATCCAAATAATAAGAAATCCCATTGGGCGATTTCAATACTATGGATGATAGCTTTATTGATAGCTTTCGTGACTATAGGTGTTTGGTTATTTTTATTTTTAGGTTTAGATGAGTCTAGTGCATTCATCGTTGGTATTCTTTTATTTGGTATAGCTTGGTTGATTACTTTAAATAAAGATAAAAATGAATACACTACAATTTTAGCAGGTTTATTTTTTCTAATCGCAAACAGTTTTTTAGGATTCTATTTGCTTGTTAAATTTGATGATTTTTTTCTTTTATTAGGAAATGAATTTAGCAAAGATTCAAATCTCGGTATCTTTATTTCCACACTGATTTTTTCAGTCATTATTATTGTTAGCTACAAATTGATGCCGAATTCTTTAGTGAGGATTCTACTGGTTACCCAGCTTCTCGTTTTTTGGCAAATTTCCTATAATCTATATTTCCATAATTACAGCTTGAATAACGCATGGTTTAACACATGGTTTAATAACAGATGGTTTAATAAAATCCAGCTCTTGAGTTCGATTGTACTCTTTTATTGGGTCATGCGACCTCATCAATCAGCGCGAATTCATTTAAAGCCTATTGCCTGGGGAACAGTATTATTCTCTCTATGGATCTCTGTGCCGTCGTATATGATGATTCCTTGGGTAGATTATGGCCTTATTGATACAGATGTTTCAAGTGATGTCATGCCAGCAGACGCGATGAGTCTTGATAATGTGTTGCAAGTTTTAAGTGGACAATTTTGGTCACACTTCCAGTTTGATGTTAGCCATATCTTATATCTGCTTATCTGTGCATTACCATTAATTGTCTATGTACTAATGAATAAGCATAGTGAATCCAAACACACAGAAGCAGTGTTAATTTTATTAGTATTAACCTTGTTTGCATTAGGCTTTGTTGGGATACCCGTCATTTTATATTTAACAGCGTTATTATTGCTTGTTTATTGGACGGACAGCCGTGCGTTCTTCGGTCTTTTGGTATTTGCCTTTGTTGTTTATTTAGGTGGGTTCTATTACCAATTGAGCATCCCATTACTCTATAAAGGGGTATTGCTAGTAAGCTTTGCCGTTATTTTTGCGATTGTTACTTTATTCTTGCATGCACGTTATAAAGCGCCTTCACAAAGTGCGGTCGAAAACCATTCTGTTTTTAAAGCACCGATTTGGCTTGTTGGCGTCTTTGTGATTGCATTATTGGGGGCGGTGAACTATAAAGTGCAGCAATTTGAAGATGTGCTGGCTACCGGTAAGCCTATTGTTTTAAAAATCGCCCCTGTGGATCCTCGTTCATTGATGCAAGGCGATTATATGATATTGAATTACGCTATTTTATCTGAGTTTCAGCAAAGTCAGGTTTTACCTGAATCGAATGAATCCCTTGAAAGCAATGAATCTATTGATACTCTTGAATCTAATGAAACCACTGAAACCACAGGTATAGATGAATCAAGTCCTTCGGGAAACAAAGCTTATATCCTTGTTCATCTTGATAAAAATCATGTTGCGACATTTTGTGAGGCGCAATCAGAAATACCAACAGATTTTAAACATTGCACACCAAATGTTTATTTGCCAATTCGTTATAATGGTAGTTGGCTTCCTAAATTACCAAGCCAAGATTATTTCTTTGCAGAAGGAAAAGGTGAATATTATGCACAAGCAGAATATGCAGAATATCGCTTTAAAGACGGTATTTTGTTGCTAGCTCGTTTATTAGATAAGGATTTAAAAGGGCTATAA
- the cmoA gene encoding carboxy-S-adenosyl-L-methionine synthase CmoA, which yields MMKDTIFAAPIEKLGDFTFDESVAEVFPDMIQRSIPGYSNIITAIGMLAERFVTADSQVYDLGCSRGAAALSMRRNIKQPNVKIIGVDNSLPMVERCRQHVAAYHSDVPVEILCDDIRQIEIKNASMVVLNFTLQFLPPEDRVALLTKIYQGLNPNGVLVLSEKFRFEDEKVNELLIDLHHQFKRANGYSELEVSQKRTALENVMRTDSINIHKERLKNIGFSHVELWFQCFNFGSMIAVK from the coding sequence ATGATGAAAGATACAATTTTTGCCGCCCCGATTGAAAAACTGGGCGATTTTACTTTTGATGAAAGCGTGGCGGAAGTTTTCCCCGATATGATTCAACGCTCGATTCCTGGCTACTCCAACATTATCACGGCGATTGGTATGTTGGCTGAACGTTTTGTGACTGCAGACAGCCAAGTCTATGATTTAGGCTGTTCACGCGGTGCGGCAGCTCTTTCTATGCGACGTAATATTAAACAACCGAATGTGAAAATTATCGGTGTCGATAATTCTTTGCCAATGGTGGAACGCTGCCGTCAGCACGTTGCGGCTTATCATAGTGATGTACCCGTAGAAATTCTTTGCGATGATATTCGTCAAATTGAAATTAAGAACGCCTCAATGGTAGTGCTCAACTTCACATTACAATTTTTACCACCAGAAGATCGTGTAGCCTTGCTCACCAAAATCTACCAAGGTTTAAACCCAAATGGTGTATTAGTACTCTCTGAAAAATTCCGTTTTGAAGATGAAAAAGTGAATGAGTTGCTTATTGATCTCCACCACCAATTCAAACGTGCTAACGGTTACAGTGAGCTTGAAGTGAGCCAAAAACGCACCGCACTTGAAAATGTCATGCGTACTGACTCGATTAACATCCACAAAGAGCGGTTAAAAAACATCGGATTTTCACACGTCGAATTATGGTTCCAATGTTTTAATTTTGGTTCAATGATTGCAGTGAAATAA